In Rattus norvegicus strain BN/NHsdMcwi chromosome 3, GRCr8, whole genome shotgun sequence, a genomic segment contains:
- the Or5t5b gene encoding olfactory receptor Olr519, translating to MKRIISAVDVHKIPLENVTEVTTFILLGFTDDFELQVFLFLLFLDIYLFTLIGNFGLVVLVIGDCRLHNPMYYFLSVLSFLDACYSTAVTPKMLVNFLNENKSISLLGCATQMLLFVSLGTTESFLLAAMAYDRYVAIYNPLLYAVIMSPRVYLPLIIASYAGGVVHGVIHTVATFSLSFCGSNEIRHVFCDIPALLALSCSDTRTNELLLMYLVGLIEAVTILIVLVSYGLILFAILNMHSAEGRRKVFSTCGSHLTGVSIYHGTILFSYMKSSSSYASNHDMVVSIFYTIVIPMLNPIIYSLRNKDVKEAMKKLWRKCSS from the coding sequence ATGAAAAGGATCATATCAGCTGTGGATGTCCACAAGATTCCCTTAGAGAATGTGACAGAAGTAACTACGTTTATTCTCTTGGGCTTCacagatgactttgaactccaggTCTTCCTATTTTTACTGTTTCTTGATATTTATCTTTTCACTCTGATAGGAAACTTTGGGCTGGTTGTTTTAGTCATTGGGGATTGTCGACTACACAACCCCATGTACTATTTCCTCAGTGTTTTGTCTTTCCTGGATGCCTGTTATTCTACAGCAGTTACCCCCAAAATGTTGGTTAACTTCCTAAATGAAAATAAGTCCATTTCGCTCCTTGGATGTGCAACACAAATGCTTCTCTTTGTTAGTTTAGGGACCACAGAAAGCTTTCTGCTGGCAGCAATGGCATATGACAGATATGTAGCCATCTACAACCCACTTCTGTATGCTGTGATCATGTCACCCAGAGTTTACCTGCCACTCATCATTGCTTCCTATGCTGGTGGAGTTGTGCATGGTGTTATTCACACAGTGGCCACTTTCAGTCTGTCCTTCTGTGGATCCAATGAAATTAGGCATGTCTTCTGTGACATCCCAGCATTGCTTGCTCTTTCTTGTTCTGATACACGCACAAATGAACTTCTACTCATGTACTTGGTGGGCTTGATTGAGGCAGTCACCATCCTAATTGTTCTGGTTTCCTATGGATTAATCCTCTTTGCTATTCTGAACATGCATTCTGCTGAGGGTAGAAGGAAAGTGTTCTCTACATGTGGCTCTCACCTCACTGGAGTCTCTATTTACCATGGTACAATCCTTTTCAGTTATATGAAATCAAGTTCTAGCTATGCTTCAAATCATGACATGGTAGTTTCAATATTTTACACCATTGTGATACCCATGCTGAATCCTATCATCTACAGTTTGAGGAACAAAGATGTAAAAGAGGCAATGAAGAAATTGTGGAGAAAGTGTAGTTCATAG